The Lactobacillus sp. CBA3605 genome contains a region encoding:
- a CDS encoding biotin--[acetyl-CoA-carboxylase] ligase, with protein sequence MVKSTALLQALLQRAPEYYSGDQLAQQFGVSRTAIWKAIQGLQAAGYSLESRHGRGYRYVPNNQLSAPVITAGLQLTVPPEIQVLSTVDSTNAYLKRLTTKQTFTQPIVVVADTQTAGYGRLGREFYSPKSTGIYLSIGLPITPQTPLNPGLLTTSTAVAVAQTLTELLPVKVALKWVNDVLVDQHKAVGILSEAVTDLETGQISTVIVGIGINLTTQAFPDDLQAKAGAVTKQTTVTRNQIISTLLNQFFTRYQTYQTGDFMADYRQLSMVIGQQVELTSGQKRITGLVKDIDATGALVVQLPSGLIQRLSSGEITKVTLLTGDYHG encoded by the coding sequence ATGGTTAAATCAACAGCACTTTTACAAGCGTTATTACAACGGGCGCCCGAGTATTATTCAGGGGATCAATTGGCCCAACAGTTTGGGGTAAGTCGAACGGCAATTTGGAAAGCCATTCAAGGGTTGCAGGCAGCTGGCTATTCACTTGAGAGTCGCCATGGGCGCGGCTACCGGTATGTGCCGAATAATCAATTGAGTGCGCCTGTCATTACCGCGGGATTACAACTAACGGTGCCACCGGAAATCCAAGTTTTATCAACGGTTGATTCGACAAATGCGTATCTGAAACGATTAACCACTAAGCAAACGTTTACCCAACCAATTGTGGTGGTCGCAGATACCCAAACGGCCGGATATGGCCGGTTAGGGCGCGAGTTTTATTCGCCCAAGTCGACCGGAATTTATTTGAGTATTGGCTTACCAATTACGCCACAGACCCCATTGAATCCAGGGCTGCTAACCACAAGTACGGCTGTGGCTGTCGCCCAAACGTTAACAGAATTATTACCAGTCAAGGTTGCCCTAAAATGGGTCAATGATGTGTTAGTTGATCAGCATAAGGCGGTGGGGATTTTATCAGAAGCGGTTACTGATTTGGAAACGGGCCAGATTTCGACGGTAATCGTGGGTATTGGGATTAATTTAACGACGCAAGCCTTTCCAGATGACTTACAAGCTAAGGCTGGGGCGGTAACGAAGCAAACCACAGTGACACGTAATCAGATTATCAGTACCCTGCTTAATCAATTTTTTACGCGTTATCAAACTTATCAGACCGGTGATTTTATGGCTGATTATCGGCAATTATCAATGGTCATTGGACAACAAGTTGAGCTAACTAGCGGCCAAAAAAGAATCACTGGTCTAGTAAAAGATATTGATGCAACGGGGGCCTTGGTGGTGCAGTTGCCATCAGGTCTTATTCAGCGACTAAGTTCTGGTGAAATTACGAAAGTCACGTTATTAACGGGAGATTATCATGGTTAA
- a CDS encoding biotin transporter BioY produces MVKKHTLSQMIIAAELAVGLALCSKITVPLGLIPLTGQTLAVGLIASLVPTVTGTWTIAIYLLLGLIGLPVFAGSTAGLAALFGPTGGYLWGFFLYVWIMGAFCKGLKPTSALIIGNVVGALVQLIAGAYWLVLTADLTWSAAMSGGVVPFLIPALIKLVLVVIGAKAIFRRVPARFGLRNL; encoded by the coding sequence ATGGTTAAAAAGCATACTTTGAGTCAAATGATTATTGCTGCTGAACTAGCTGTTGGACTAGCGTTATGTTCAAAAATAACGGTACCACTAGGCTTAATTCCGTTGACAGGCCAAACTTTGGCAGTTGGTCTAATTGCGAGTTTGGTGCCAACTGTAACCGGAACGTGGACAATTGCCATTTATTTATTACTGGGATTGATTGGGTTACCCGTATTCGCAGGTAGCACGGCGGGATTGGCAGCGCTATTTGGTCCCACGGGAGGTTATCTATGGGGATTCTTTCTTTATGTTTGGATTATGGGGGCCTTTTGTAAGGGGCTTAAACCAACCTCAGCTTTAATTATTGGAAATGTGGTTGGTGCACTGGTCCAACTAATTGCAGGGGCTTACTGGTTAGTTCTGACTGCCGACTTAACGTGGTCAGCCGCAATGAGTGGTGGGGTTGTCCCGTTCTTAATCCCAGCATTGATCAAACTAGTCCTAGTAGTTATAGGTGCAAAAGCAATTTTTCGGCGAGTTCCGGCCCGTTTTGGCTTAAGAAATTTATAA